A portion of the Candidatus Sulfotelmatobacter sp. genome contains these proteins:
- the cysS gene encoding cysteine--tRNA ligase yields the protein MTLRIYDTLTRDKREFVPVTPGQVRMYVCGMTVQNKPHVGHVRASLSGEVMRRYLEHLGYEVSYVYNFTDVDDKIIARANSEGVPWESVSERNIEAYLRFADLHNIERATVYPRATQHIPEMHAMIAGLIAKGHAYAAGGDVYFDVRSKSDYGKLSGRRVDELREGYRIEPGEAKRDPLDFALWKGSKPGEPAWDSPWGPGRPGWHIECSAMAMRYLGETFDIHGGGQDLIFPHHENEIAQSEAFTGKPPANFWSENGMVNLGGEKMSKSTGNLFFIEDIAEQVDPEVVRYYLLSTHYRSPIEFTLERLKEAGVAYARLRSPLERAGAWTGELSPPPKGVGAIAAAAGVGGWLGEAVALADREFHESMDDDFNTARAIGHLFDLSRAVNRALDEGVGAEARGAARALLQLGAVLGMFWRAPATEEWPAEVLALVRAREAARKSRNWGESDRLRDQLKSQGVLVEDTASGPKLRRA from the coding sequence GTGACGCTCCGCATCTACGACACCCTGACCCGCGACAAACGCGAATTCGTTCCCGTCACACCTGGCCAGGTGCGCATGTACGTGTGCGGCATGACGGTTCAGAACAAGCCGCACGTCGGGCACGTGCGCGCCTCCCTCTCGGGCGAGGTGATGCGGCGCTATCTCGAGCACCTCGGCTACGAGGTGAGCTACGTCTACAACTTCACCGATGTCGACGACAAGATCATCGCCCGAGCCAACAGCGAGGGAGTGCCCTGGGAGTCGGTGAGCGAGCGCAACATCGAGGCCTATCTCCGCTTCGCCGACTTGCACAACATCGAGCGGGCCACCGTCTATCCGCGCGCCACCCAGCACATCCCCGAGATGCACGCGATGATCGCCGGCCTGATCGCGAAGGGCCACGCCTATGCGGCGGGCGGCGACGTGTACTTCGACGTGCGCTCGAAGAGCGACTACGGAAAGCTGTCGGGGCGGCGCGTGGACGAGCTGCGCGAGGGGTATCGCATCGAGCCGGGCGAGGCCAAACGCGATCCGCTCGACTTCGCGCTGTGGAAGGGATCGAAGCCCGGCGAGCCGGCGTGGGATTCGCCGTGGGGGCCGGGTCGGCCCGGCTGGCACATCGAGTGCTCGGCCATGGCCATGCGATACCTCGGCGAGACCTTCGACATCCACGGCGGGGGCCAGGATCTGATCTTCCCGCACCACGAAAACGAGATCGCCCAGAGCGAGGCCTTCACCGGCAAGCCGCCGGCGAATTTCTGGAGCGAGAACGGCATGGTCAATCTGGGCGGCGAGAAGATGTCGAAGAGCACCGGCAATCTGTTCTTCATCGAGGACATCGCCGAGCAGGTGGACCCCGAGGTGGTGCGCTATTACCTGCTCTCGACTCACTACCGGAGCCCGATCGAGTTCACTCTCGAGCGATTGAAGGAGGCGGGCGTCGCCTACGCGCGGCTTCGCTCGCCGCTCGAGCGCGCCGGAGCGTGGACGGGTGAGCTCTCGCCGCCGCCGAAGGGGGTGGGCGCGATCGCCGCCGCGGCCGGGGTCGGAGGATGGCTCGGGGAGGCGGTGGCTTTGGCCGATCGCGAGTTCCACGAGTCGATGGACGACGACTTCAACACCGCCAGGGCCATCGGGCACCTCTTCGACCTCTCTCGAGCGGTCAATCGGGCCCTCGATGAGGGTGTGGGGGCGGAGGCCCGAGGTGCCGCTCGCGCTCTGTTGCAGCTCGGCGCGGTGCTGGGGATGTTCTGGCGGGCCCCGGCCACCGAGGAGTGGCCCGCCGAGGTGCTGGCGCTCGTCCGGGCCCGGGAAGCCGCCCGCAAGTCGCGCAACTGGGGCGAGTCGGACCGCCTCCGGGATCAGCTGAAGTCCCAGGGCGTGCTGGTCGAGGACACCGCCTCGGGGCCCAAACTGCGGCGCGCTTGA
- a CDS encoding mechanosensitive ion channel family protein, which translates to MFAAVILETRNGWRALLPETDKLAQMAYRIGLTLAVAFVVQRLLFLAAARIERVVLRAGGDSEAARQRARTLNLVIRNVVTTLVIAGAFIRVLAVLGWNIQPLLAGAGIFGVALGFGAQTLVRDIIAGVFILTENMFSVGDLIEIDGKPATVESITLRITTLRDFNGYVHFVPNGEMKTVTNRSRGWQRLAVDVPVATGADFDAAIGVCRQVAKEMNEDPAWRARLMDPIEVWGIESLTPTDATLRLVLRAHPGPDAPEVSRELRRRVHSALARAGHRFSAGRELVLSPGAQPART; encoded by the coding sequence ATGTTCGCCGCCGTGATCCTGGAGACGCGCAACGGCTGGCGCGCGCTCTTGCCCGAGACCGACAAGCTGGCGCAGATGGCATACCGCATCGGCCTCACGCTGGCGGTCGCGTTCGTGGTGCAGCGCCTGCTGTTCCTGGCGGCGGCGCGGATCGAGCGGGTCGTGCTCCGCGCCGGCGGCGACAGCGAGGCCGCACGCCAGCGGGCGCGCACGCTCAATCTGGTGATCCGGAACGTCGTCACCACCCTGGTGATCGCCGGCGCCTTCATCCGGGTCCTCGCGGTGCTGGGCTGGAACATCCAGCCGCTGCTCGCCGGCGCCGGCATCTTCGGCGTGGCGCTTGGGTTCGGAGCGCAGACGCTGGTGCGCGACATCATCGCCGGCGTGTTCATCCTGACCGAGAACATGTTCTCGGTGGGCGACCTGATCGAAATCGACGGCAAGCCGGCGACGGTCGAGAGCATCACGCTGCGCATCACCACGCTGCGAGACTTCAACGGCTATGTCCATTTCGTTCCCAACGGCGAGATGAAGACCGTGACCAATCGCAGCCGCGGCTGGCAGCGGCTGGCCGTGGACGTTCCGGTGGCGACCGGCGCCGACTTCGACGCGGCGATCGGGGTCTGCCGCCAGGTGGCGAAGGAGATGAACGAGGATCCGGCGTGGCGTGCGCGGCTCATGGATCCGATCGAAGTGTGGGGCATCGAGTCGCTCACACCGACCGATGCGACGCTTCGTCTGGTCCTGCGCGCTCACCCGGGTCCGGACGCGCCGGAAGTCTCGCGCGAGCTGCGGCGCCGTGTGCACTCCGCGCTGGCGCGCGCCGGCCATCGTTTCAGCGCCGGCCGCGAACTGGTCCTGTCGCCCGGCGCCCAGCCCGCTCGCACCTGA
- a CDS encoding M42 family metallopeptidase, whose amino-acid sequence MDSTLSFLKELVEAHGAPGFENQVATVMERHLKGIGAMSRDRLGSFICEKKGSAAGPRVMLAGHLDEVGFMVKSVTKEGFVKFLPLGGWWGHVVLGQRLIIKTRSGDVLGVVGSKPPHELMDEDRKKVLEVRQMYIDVGATSDWDVKKKLDIRPGDPIIPDSAFTVMAHRNLLLAKAWDNRIGCALAAETARRLKGVAHPNTVYAVATVQEEVGLRGAQTSAFKLNPDVGIALDVGIAHDTPGTEGDEKLGGGPLVVVFDSSCIPNRGLLDLVMDTARKLKLPLQFESVERGGTDAGRIHVNAEGVPSISMGVPARYIHSHVSIIDQRDFEATVKLLVALVKRLDKKTVAGLV is encoded by the coding sequence ATGGACTCAACCCTGAGTTTCCTGAAGGAGCTGGTCGAAGCCCACGGCGCCCCCGGATTCGAGAACCAGGTGGCGACCGTCATGGAGCGCCACCTGAAGGGCATCGGTGCGATGAGCCGCGATCGCCTGGGGAGCTTCATCTGCGAGAAGAAGGGTTCGGCGGCGGGCCCGCGCGTGATGCTGGCCGGACATCTCGACGAAGTGGGCTTCATGGTCAAGTCCGTGACCAAGGAGGGCTTCGTCAAGTTCCTGCCGCTGGGCGGCTGGTGGGGCCACGTGGTGCTGGGCCAGCGCCTGATCATCAAGACGCGCTCCGGCGATGTGCTCGGCGTGGTCGGCTCCAAGCCGCCGCACGAGCTGATGGACGAGGATCGCAAGAAGGTGCTCGAGGTGCGCCAGATGTACATCGACGTCGGCGCGACCTCGGACTGGGACGTGAAGAAGAAGCTCGACATCCGACCGGGCGATCCGATCATTCCCGATTCGGCGTTCACGGTGATGGCTCATCGCAATCTGCTGCTCGCCAAGGCCTGGGACAATCGCATCGGCTGCGCGCTGGCCGCCGAGACCGCGCGAAGGCTCAAGGGCGTGGCTCATCCCAACACTGTCTACGCCGTGGCCACCGTGCAGGAGGAAGTCGGCCTGCGCGGCGCGCAGACCTCGGCGTTCAAGTTGAATCCCGACGTGGGCATCGCTTTGGATGTGGGAATCGCCCACGACACTCCGGGGACCGAGGGCGACGAGAAGCTCGGCGGCGGCCCGCTCGTAGTCGTGTTCGACTCGAGCTGCATTCCCAATCGGGGCCTGCTCGATCTGGTCATGGACACCGCCAGGAAGCTCAAGCTCCCGCTCCAGTTCGAGTCGGTAGAGCGTGGCGGCACCGATGCCGGGCGCATTCACGTCAACGCCGAGGGCGTGCCCAGCATTTCGATGGGCGTGCCGGCGCGCTACATCCACAGCCACGTCAGCATCATCGATCAGCGTGACTTCGAAGCGACGGTCAAGCTGCTGGTGGCGCTGGTGAAGCGGCTCGACAAGAAAACCGTGGCCGGGCTGGTCTAG